A window of Macrobrachium rosenbergii isolate ZJJX-2024 chromosome 15, ASM4041242v1, whole genome shotgun sequence contains these coding sequences:
- the LOC136846506 gene encoding uncharacterized protein, producing MWLGPRVWAWIWVWVSMGVRECLAACTMAEFPCRNKQCISLDRYCDGTPDCEDRSDEPSGCSPCNRTYYGRVGATYTLQIPRPRKGTLPHFCQLTFIASGDVYGDLVQLSIEKFNLGRFISHTASGCPDGYMQIEELSRPLNSGYWCGTSWGHNVFYSETSAITVMLRVFNLSDEDGRANPGAFSPQDTVMLSVSYRFLKKEKAILRYGAPYSPSYRGEDVPNTFCDKFFENCDKKNCKIQSPNFPGMYPRNLTCFYQIRQTRVPDGKMALIRVRQRNPHLIYIKDRNAPHLSRERKLQVGTGCHVLHDYLMAFDGNSTRTPVLATLCKGGAALTGITSSSSELLLLFHASPFDFPFQDSPRRRIFGFELDVEVEFVDRESTAYIREGKSCDYMVSSRGQRSGYIQSPLHSLLPNTTCTWRLLAGDTEVVWLYFLHYRHVLHPEMPPPAQCSNTLTISDGDTLAPPTENTPMISMDPYMNITINGTEENSTTTGVTVMGQFCRPEKLPRVCSGVHAPGPHAAPCLPGESYISDSSALTLSLRYAAGTAPSHVEFLARYEFVDKRQWGVPTPGGGTCDRTFTMQPDRLFASPRDVFLFGRGGAHKLRCVYTFIAEPHQRIALRIIRSRMGSSCGTLYKHSSDRYECSHDGAADKPAIWITEEPWEGVYLPRACICNISHAQPFTIISYTNIIKIIFTIPVMTPSNDYNDFFLEGEYNMIETKEIKEKSSSKECQPGSRHLGGRHGNFTVGSGKGNYCLSLPRLVTAADGSFLFLRIRGFSASETNCQTSGRINVYAVGGLAPIASICPGQNEDFTHVFSSGWKSSSEGPKDEHDPTNPWVNSSMNMGQSNYYFHQQQVEYQKRGRHYQRLRQQMSRDLVVEYVGNQTGRYMITWIGVWKPMQTAPLSPVGVDLCPHRCPEIEACLPADLWCDGAVHCPSGLDEGAAACGLLAALPWVYLAAGIVLFISLVALLAAVVVHRRRVQAQKEIEASIVSNNSHGGLKSTTQDFLIPPDKDGW from the exons CTTGTAACAGGACGTACTACGGAAGAGTCGGCGCCACTTACACGCTGCAGATTCCCCGCCCGAGGAAGGGAACTCTCCCGCACTTTTGCCAACTGACGTTTATCGCCTCAGGGGACGTTTACGGTGACCTCGTTCAGCTGAGCATCGAAAAGTTCAACCTGGGACG GTTCATCTCCCACACCGCATCTGGATGCCCAGATGGTTACATGCAGATTGAGGAACTCAGCAGACCCCTAAACTCCGGTTACTGGTGTGGCACTTCGTGGGGTCACAACGTCTTCTACTCGGAGACTTCAGCTATTACTGTCATGCTTCGGGTGTTCAACTTGAGCGATGAGGATGGACGGGCGAATCCTGGAGCATTTTCTCCTCAAGACACAGTCATGCTAAGTGTATCCTACAGATTTCTCAAAAAGGAAAAGGCCATTTTGCGATACGGAGCCCCTTATAGCCCTAGTTATCGGGGTGAAGATGTACCAAACACATTTTGTGACAAATTCTTCGAGAACTGTGACAAAAAGAACTGCAAAATCCAATCTCCTAATTTTCCAGGGATGTATCCACGAAATCTAACGTGTTTTTACCAAATTCGTCAAACCAGAGTGCCCGATGGAAAAATGGCCCTCATTCGTGTTAGGCAAAGAAATCCCCatcttatatacataaaagatagAAACGCCCCACACCTCTCCAGAGAACGAAAATTACAGGTTGGTACTGGTTGTCACGTACTCCATGATTACCTAATGGCTTTTGATGGAAATTCCACAAGAACTCCTGTTCTAGCTACGTTGTGTAAAGGAGGTGCTGCCCTTACAGGAATAACCTCCAGCAGCTCTGAACTTTTACTTTTGTTCCATGCATCTCCATTTGATTTCCCGTTCCAGGATTCTCCACGCCGAAGAATATTTGGATTTGAACTAGATGTAGAGGTTGAATTTGTGGATAGAGAATCCACTGCTTACATCCGCGAAGGTAAATCCTGTGATTATATGGTGAGTAGCAGAGGGCAAAGGAGTGGATATATCCAATCACCACTACATTCTCTGCTTCCTAATACAACTTGTACCTGGCGTCTTCTGGCTGGAGATACAGAAGTGGTCTGGCTTTACTTCCTTCACTATAGACATGTTCTTCATCCAGAAATGCCACCACCAGCACAGTGTTCTAATACACTCACTATTAGTGATGGAGACACATTAGCACCGCCTACAGAGAACACCCCAATGATCAGCATGGACCCATATATGAATATTACTATTAATGGCACAGAAGAGAACTCAACGACCACAGGTGTCACAGTAATGGGGCAATTTTGCCGTCCAGAAAAATTACCTCGAGTGTGTAGTGGTGTGCATGCACCTGGCCCTCATGCAGCCCCTTGTCTACCAGGGGAAAGCTACATCTCAGATTCATCTGCTTTGACACTTTCCCTTCGATACGCAGCTGGGACAGCACCTTCCCATGTAGAGTTCTTAGCCAGGTATGAATTTGTTGATAAACGACAATGGGGTGTACCAACTCCTGGAGGTGGTACTTGCGACAGGACTTTTACAATGCAACCTGACCGGTTGTTTGCTTCCCCGCGGGATGTCTTTCTGTTTGGTAGAGGTGGAGCTCACAAATTAcgttgtgtatatacatttatagccGAACCTCACCAGCGCATTGCCTTACGCATAATACGCTCAAGAATGGGGTCAAGCTGTGGTACTTTATACAAGCACTCTTCTGATAGATATGAGTGTTCTCATGATGGTGCAGCAGACAAACCTGCCATCTGGATTACAGAAGAACCTTGGGAAGGTGTTTATCTACCTCGTGCTTGCATATGCAATATTTCTCATGCACAGCCATTTACCATCATATCttacacaaatataataaaaattattttcacaataccTGTCATGACCCCTTCCAATGactataatgattttttcttagAAGGAGAGTACAACATGATAGAAActaaggaaattaaagaaaaatcaagcAGTAAAGAATGTCAGCCAGGTTCCCGACATCTTGGAGGCCGTCATGGAAATTTCACTGTGGGGAGTGGCAAAGGAAATTATTGCTTATCCTTGCCTCGCCTTGTGACGGCTGCAGATGGATCCTTCTTGTTTCTCCGTATCCGGGGATTTAGTGCCTCTGAGACCAACTGCCAAACTTCAGGACGTATCAATGTCTATGCTGTGGGAGGTCTAGCACCTATTGCTTCCATCTGTCCAGGACAAAATGAAGATTTTACTCACGTTTTCAGTAGTGGGTGGAAAAGCTCTTCCGAAGGACCCAAAGATGAACACGATCCCACAAATCCCTGGGTGAATAGTTCTATGAACATGGGCCAAAGTAACTATTACTTCCACCAGCAGCAAGTTGAGTATCAAAAAAGGGGAAGGCATTACCAGCGTCTTAGGCAGCAGATGTCTCGAGATCTAGTCGTGGAGTATGTCGGAAACCAAACAGGGCGATACATGATCACCTGGATAGGGGTCTGGAAGCCTATGCAGACGGCCCCTTTGTCTCCTGTAGGAGTGGATCTCTGCCCACATCGATGTCCAGAGATTGAAGCTTGTCTTCCAGCAGATCTGTGGTGTGACGGGGCTGTTCACTGCCCATCAGGCTTAGATGAGGGAGCAGCAGCCTGCGGTCTTTTAGCTGCCCTTCCTTGGGTATATCTAGCAGCAGGTAttgtcttgtttatttctttagttgCTCTTTTAGCAGCAGTGGTTGTTCACAGGCGTCGTGTTCAAGCACAGAAAGAAATCGAAGCCTCTATAGTTAGTAATAACAGCCATGGCGGGCTAAAGAGCACCACGCAGGACTTCCTGATACCTCCTGACAAGGACGGGTGGTGA